A genomic region of Procambarus clarkii isolate CNS0578487 chromosome 30, FALCON_Pclarkii_2.0, whole genome shotgun sequence contains the following coding sequences:
- the LOC138369884 gene encoding methyl-accepting chemotaxis protein 2-like — MVRGGLHNGPGRTETSTFCLSSDLWVGCVRHVAASVQYVATSVQYVATSVQYVATSVQYVATSVQHVAASVQYVAASVQYVATSVQHVAASVQYVAASVQYVATSVQHVAASVQYVAASVQYVATSVQYVAASVQYVAASVQYVAASVQYVATSVQHVAASVQHVATSVQHVAASVQHVATSVQHVATFVQHVTTSVQHVTTSVQHVTTSVQHVTTSVQYVTTSVQHVTTSVQHVTGRRRRRRRARKYSIITAASHHRHTPPNLTHTSKPDPHREHTQQYAYAGTQVQVGYHTWRVYQARGEYIKHVASIYDKVYMEINMLCFD, encoded by the exons atggtgagagggggacttcataatggtccaggacggaccgaaacgtcgacatTTTGTTTATCTTCAGATTTGTGGGTCGGGTGTGTAAGGCACGTGGCCGCCTCCGTCCAGTACGTGGCCACCTCCGTCCAGTACGTGGCCACCTCCGTCCAGTACGTGGCCACCTCCGTCCAGTACGTGGCCACCTCCGTCCAGCACGTGGCCGCCTCCGTCCAGTACGTGGCCGCCTCCGTCCAGTACGTGGCCACCTCCGTCCAGCACGTGGCCGCCTCCGTCCAGTACGTGGCCGCCTCCGTCCAGTACGTGGCCACCTCCGTCCAGCACGTGGCCGCCTCCGTCCAGTACGTGGCCGCCTCCGTCCAGTACGTGGCCACCTCCGTCCAGTACGTGGCCGCCTCCGTCCAGTACGTGGCCGCCTCCGTCCAGTACGTGGCCGCCTCCGTCCAGTACGTGGCCACCTCCGTCCAGCACGTGGCCGCCTCCGTCCAGCACGTGGCCACCTCCGTCCAGCACGTGGCCGCCTCCGTCCAGCACGTGGCCACCTCCGTCCAGCACGTGGCCACCTTCGTCCAGCACGTGACCACCTCCGTCCAGCACGTGACCACCTCCGTCCAGCACGTGACCACCTCCGTCCAGCACGTGACCACCTCCGTCCAGTACGTGACCACCTCCGTCCAGCACGTGACCACCTCCGTCCAGCACGTGACCGGGCGGCGACGAAGGCGGCGTAGAGCACGGAAGTATAGCATTATTACCGCCGCG tcacaccaccgccacacacctCCAAACCTGACCCACACCTCCAAACCTGACCCACACCGCGAGCACACTCAACAATATGCATACGCCGgaactcaagttcaa gtcggttaccaCACGTGGCGAGTATATCAAGCACGTGGCGAGTATATCAAGCACGTGGCGAGTATATatgataaagtatatatggagatAAATATGCTTTGTTTTGATTAA